In one Brevibacillus choshinensis genomic region, the following are encoded:
- a CDS encoding DinB family protein — protein MATTILNTGKTVRQIALHQIQSIPEEKFDIQPEAFNHTIRWNVGHIVFALDFFFSLGFPFHSNLPESYAGFFHTGTKPSDWTSQPPSKEELMHYLSQQLNRLSEISPALMDEILKAPIEMGPVRFETVGEVCNFAFCHEAMHLSTISSLLKVIECEGK, from the coding sequence ATGGCTACAACAATTTTGAATACGGGTAAAACGGTTCGCCAAATTGCGCTTCATCAAATTCAATCCATCCCTGAAGAAAAGTTCGATATCCAACCGGAGGCATTCAATCACACGATTCGTTGGAATGTAGGCCATATCGTCTTTGCCCTTGATTTCTTCTTCTCACTTGGATTTCCATTTCACTCCAATCTGCCTGAATCGTATGCAGGCTTCTTTCATACCGGGACGAAACCTTCCGATTGGACCAGTCAGCCGCCTTCTAAAGAAGAGCTGATGCATTACCTCTCCCAACAGCTCAACCGCTTGTCGGAGATTTCCCCTGCCCTTATGGATGAGATTTTGAAAGCACCGATTGAGATGGGACCCGTTCGATTTGAAACCGTAGGAGAAGTCTGCAACTTTGCCTTCTGCCATGAAGCGATGCATCTTTCCACGATTTCCAGCCTGCTAAAGGTTATTGAATGTGAAGGAAAATGA
- a CDS encoding YcnI family copper-binding membrane protein, with translation MKVTKWMSSVLMAGAILTLATAAQAHVNVYPKETTTGAYEKYTVRVPVEKDVNTTKVKLEFPAEVKVSTVQPIPGWTYEFEKDKDGRNTALVWTATAGGIKAHEFTEFSFVGANPKEAGSLSWKAYQTYADGEVVEWTGAPDSKTPASVTTIKEGVGEAGHEHGQPATAAPAPAQESANAAGSSNTLSLVLSGLALLLAIVSMFRKKA, from the coding sequence ATGAAAGTTACAAAATGGATGAGCAGCGTACTAATGGCAGGAGCAATTTTGACACTCGCGACAGCTGCACAAGCACACGTAAACGTCTATCCGAAAGAAACAACCACGGGTGCTTATGAGAAATATACGGTCCGTGTACCGGTAGAAAAAGATGTCAATACCACCAAGGTAAAGCTCGAATTCCCGGCAGAAGTGAAAGTAAGCACGGTTCAACCGATTCCTGGCTGGACCTACGAGTTTGAAAAAGACAAGGATGGCCGCAACACAGCACTGGTTTGGACAGCGACTGCTGGCGGAATCAAGGCGCATGAGTTCACGGAGTTCTCTTTTGTCGGAGCGAACCCGAAAGAAGCGGGTAGCCTTTCCTGGAAGGCGTATCAGACCTATGCAGACGGTGAAGTGGTAGAGTGGACGGGCGCTCCCGATTCAAAAACACCTGCATCTGTTACGACGATCAAAGAAGGTGTAGGGGAAGCGGGGCACGAGCATGGACAGCCAGCGACTGCAGCACCAGCACCAGCTCAAGAATCAGCGAATGCAGCAGGAAGCAGCAACACATTGTCCTTGGTCTTGTCCGGACTGGCACTGCTGCTCGCGATCGTGAGCATGTTCCGCAAAAAAGCATAG
- a CDS encoding copper resistance CopC/CopD family protein, whose protein sequence is MKRYLALLWLALFFVMSTAATTVQAHAGLMGSQPKDGEVLQANPGQISLRFTEALEPDLVAVHLYDSKGEEVQLNRPTLQPGDVSQLNAQLPELSEGTYVAIVSVVSEDGHPVEERVSFSIGHKSATVIDPTEKKPDNSYLIVYRYLTQGIILLGGGLYLLAWRGQRYGLPAFSQLLGIGRQIGWGLALVGLVFLWFLYDEALTAVSLTDSLWQGNWSLLMQSPFAIMLLVSFALLILLAIPGMMTGWYVALWLVLICAQAFGGHAWGISPVWLSITLRLLHVLTVSIWMGALIYLWLTFKHSERGNEPFKQFFLRTVAIASVLAVLTGLVMLAVQTNVVSILQSSLTWSYLLYVKVASVCVMLAIAYRQTKRWRKTNGLQAKLLRWEILFGIVAILAGLWMSQINYPTASTETTATTETTVTNQHNH, encoded by the coding sequence ATGAAACGATACCTGGCCTTGCTTTGGCTCGCCCTGTTCTTCGTGATGAGTACCGCTGCGACGACCGTACAGGCACACGCAGGACTGATGGGCAGCCAGCCAAAAGATGGAGAGGTTCTGCAGGCCAACCCGGGACAGATCTCCCTGCGGTTTACGGAAGCACTGGAGCCTGATCTGGTGGCTGTACACCTGTATGATTCGAAGGGTGAAGAAGTCCAGCTGAATCGCCCGACATTGCAACCAGGGGACGTTTCGCAGTTGAACGCGCAGCTACCTGAGCTTTCGGAAGGTACGTATGTGGCGATTGTATCAGTGGTGTCAGAGGACGGACATCCCGTAGAGGAGCGTGTGTCCTTTTCGATTGGACATAAAAGTGCCACGGTAATAGATCCGACCGAGAAAAAACCGGATAACAGCTATTTAATCGTATATCGTTACCTCACGCAAGGAATTATCTTGCTGGGGGGAGGATTGTACTTGCTGGCATGGAGAGGACAACGCTATGGATTACCAGCATTTTCTCAGTTGCTGGGGATTGGTAGACAGATCGGCTGGGGCCTTGCGCTGGTCGGATTGGTTTTCCTCTGGTTTCTCTATGATGAAGCACTCACTGCCGTATCGCTAACCGACTCGCTCTGGCAAGGGAACTGGTCGTTGCTGATGCAGTCTCCATTTGCGATTATGCTGCTCGTGTCCTTTGCCTTGCTGATCTTGTTGGCAATCCCGGGTATGATGACGGGCTGGTATGTAGCGTTGTGGCTGGTTTTGATTTGCGCACAGGCTTTTGGTGGCCATGCATGGGGGATATCCCCGGTGTGGTTGTCTATTACTCTCAGGCTGCTGCATGTCCTGACCGTTTCGATATGGATGGGCGCACTCATTTATTTATGGCTGACCTTCAAGCATAGTGAACGTGGGAACGAACCGTTCAAGCAGTTCTTTTTGCGGACAGTAGCCATCGCGTCCGTGCTGGCCGTGCTGACAGGGCTCGTGATGCTGGCTGTCCAGACGAACGTGGTGAGTATTTTGCAAAGCTCACTGACCTGGAGCTACCTGCTGTATGTGAAAGTGGCATCCGTATGTGTCATGCTGGCAATCGCCTACCGTCAGACGAAGCGTTGGCGCAAGACGAATGGTTTGCAGGCCAAGCTGCTGCGCTGGGAGATTCTTTTCGGGATTGTGGCGATCCTGGCAGGGCTGTGGATGAGCCAGATCAATTATCCGACGGCATCGACGGAAACGACAGCTACGACAGAAACGACAGTGACGAATCAACACAATCATTAG
- a CDS encoding VOC family protein — translation MEAAKQKITTFLMFTGQAEEAMNFYTSVFDSSAIHTIHRFGPDAATAEGSVMHATFSLKDQTFMCIDSIVSHDFTFTPSISLYVECDSAEEVEHLFAKLSEGGTVLMPLSPTPVSEKFGWLSDRFGVSWQLNLPKK, via the coding sequence GTGGAAGCGGCCAAGCAAAAAATTACGACGTTTCTTATGTTTACTGGACAAGCGGAAGAGGCGATGAATTTTTATACTTCGGTGTTTGATTCATCCGCGATACACACGATTCATCGGTTCGGCCCGGATGCAGCTACAGCGGAGGGAAGTGTCATGCATGCGACTTTTTCGCTGAAAGATCAAACATTCATGTGCATCGACAGTATCGTCTCGCACGATTTTACCTTTACGCCATCGATTTCCTTGTACGTAGAGTGTGATTCCGCAGAAGAAGTTGAGCATTTGTTTGCGAAGCTGTCTGAAGGTGGCACCGTTCTCATGCCGCTGTCACCTACGCCAGTGAGCGAAAAGTTCGGCTGGCTATCTGATCGTTTCGGGGTTTCCTGGCAGCTGAATTTGCCTAAAAAATAG
- a CDS encoding polyamine ABC transporter substrate-binding protein, translating into MKRFKSLMIGALSAALALTVVGCSSSSSEKQEEQVLNIYSWADNFDPDVIKDFEQKFNVKVNYDVYGSNEEMLAKIQAGASGYDLIQPSDYMVATMIQLGLLEDLNKEAIPNMKNIVSTFQTPPFDPENKHSVVYTWGITGIAYNKKFVKETPTSWADLWNEKYKDRVILLNDPREVMGMSLIKNGFSNSTKNKGELEKAFGDLKTLVPGVVAFDTDNIKQKMIAEEAWIGTVWSGDAAFVHAQNPDVEYVIPKEGATIWADTLAIPKGAKHKDLAEKFINYLMDPQVSVKNYESIGYSNPNEQAYSLHSEEYRSNKMIFLDKADLARAEWLVDVGETLQDYDRYWTEMKSGR; encoded by the coding sequence ATGAAACGTTTTAAGTCCCTCATGATCGGCGCTTTGTCCGCCGCACTCGCATTGACTGTTGTTGGTTGTTCGTCGTCTTCATCTGAGAAGCAAGAAGAGCAAGTGCTCAATATTTATAGCTGGGCCGATAACTTTGATCCTGATGTCATTAAAGATTTTGAACAGAAGTTCAACGTCAAGGTCAATTACGACGTATACGGCAGTAATGAAGAAATGCTGGCAAAGATCCAGGCAGGCGCATCTGGCTATGACTTGATTCAGCCGTCCGACTACATGGTTGCTACGATGATTCAACTGGGCCTGTTGGAAGATCTGAACAAGGAAGCCATTCCGAACATGAAAAATATCGTGTCTACCTTCCAGACACCGCCTTTTGACCCGGAAAACAAGCACTCCGTTGTCTACACGTGGGGCATCACAGGTATTGCTTATAATAAAAAGTTCGTTAAAGAAACGCCTACGAGCTGGGCTGATCTTTGGAATGAAAAATACAAGGACCGTGTAATTTTGCTGAACGACCCTCGTGAAGTCATGGGTATGTCCCTGATCAAAAACGGTTTCTCCAACAGCACCAAGAATAAAGGCGAGCTGGAAAAGGCATTTGGGGACCTCAAAACGCTCGTACCGGGTGTCGTTGCCTTTGATACGGATAACATCAAGCAAAAAATGATCGCAGAAGAAGCGTGGATCGGTACGGTTTGGTCAGGCGATGCTGCGTTCGTTCACGCACAAAACCCGGATGTGGAATACGTGATTCCAAAAGAGGGCGCGACCATTTGGGCTGATACATTGGCTATCCCGAAAGGTGCCAAGCACAAAGATTTGGCAGAGAAGTTCATCAACTACCTGATGGATCCACAAGTCAGCGTGAAGAACTACGAATCGATCGGATACAGTAATCCAAACGAGCAGGCTTACTCGCTGCACAGCGAAGAATACCGCTCCAACAAAATGATTTTCCTAGACAAAGCAGACCTCGCACGTGCCGAGTGGCTGGTTGACGTGGGAGAAACACTGCAAGACTACGATCGCTACTGGACAGAAATGAAGAGCGGAAGATAA
- a CDS encoding ABC transporter permease, which produces MKTWRRHTLSGYSWLMLVFLYLPIAILMLYSFNDSRINAVWSGFTWKWYISLFENRQVIQALTNSLTIGIISSVLATVLGTAASLAIKQYSLRWRTIVNGLVYLPIVIPEIMMGLAMLVLFSQIHMELGKATLIMAHVTFSMPYVMVIISARLAEMGGELEEAAQDLGATPWGTLRHVTLPLIMPGIVAGFLMSFTLSLDDFIISFFVAGPNSTTLPLYIYGLVKRGVSPEVNALSTLLIVCTVLLVIIAELFRRKDSKTITF; this is translated from the coding sequence ATGAAAACTTGGCGTCGACACACGTTATCCGGGTATTCCTGGCTGATGCTTGTCTTCCTGTATCTGCCGATAGCCATTCTGATGCTTTACTCGTTCAATGATTCGCGAATTAATGCGGTGTGGAGCGGATTTACCTGGAAGTGGTACATTTCCTTATTCGAAAATAGACAAGTGATTCAGGCGCTCACGAACAGCCTGACCATCGGGATCATCAGCAGCGTTCTGGCGACGGTCCTCGGTACGGCTGCATCACTTGCCATCAAGCAGTACTCCCTGCGCTGGCGTACGATTGTGAATGGCTTGGTCTACTTGCCGATCGTTATTCCTGAAATCATGATGGGATTGGCTATGCTCGTCCTGTTCAGCCAGATTCATATGGAGCTGGGAAAAGCTACGTTGATTATGGCTCACGTCACATTCAGCATGCCGTACGTGATGGTCATCATCTCAGCGCGCCTCGCCGAAATGGGTGGCGAGCTGGAGGAAGCGGCTCAGGACTTGGGCGCGACTCCATGGGGAACACTCCGCCATGTGACGCTTCCCTTGATCATGCCGGGTATCGTGGCAGGCTTTCTCATGTCCTTCACGTTGTCGCTGGATGATTTCATCATTTCGTTTTTTGTGGCAGGTCCCAATTCTACGACGTTGCCCTTATATATTTACGGCTTGGTCAAACGGGGTGTGTCCCCTGAGGTAAACGCCCTATCCACCCTGTTGATTGTGTGTACCGTGTTACTCGTGATTATAGCCGAGCTGTTCAGACGCAAAGATTCGAAGACTATCACATTTTGA
- a CDS encoding ABC transporter permease, translating into MWLGALFVLPMLLIVVLSFLKRGTYGQVVYEFTLNNYFRILDPLYGQIFWDTFVVAILTTVFSILFGYPLAYYISRLERTKQQIWLLLVMIPFWINFLVRSYAWVIILRSQGVVNTILQSLGLITEPLPLLYNSGSVLLGMVYTLVPFMVLPIYVSLEQMDRRKLEAAADLGATPWKAFWHITLPMTKSGVVTGSILVFVSSIGMFIVPDVMGGAKSALIGNVIQNQFLSARDWPFGSALSIVLMLLSMLLILLYFRATKASETKEGAA; encoded by the coding sequence ATGTGGTTGGGTGCGCTCTTCGTCTTGCCGATGCTCCTGATCGTCGTCTTGTCCTTTTTAAAAAGAGGAACATACGGACAAGTTGTCTACGAGTTTACCTTGAACAATTACTTTCGGATTCTCGATCCGTTGTATGGACAGATTTTTTGGGACACGTTTGTGGTCGCTATCCTTACGACCGTTTTTTCCATTTTGTTCGGGTATCCACTCGCGTACTACATTTCACGCCTAGAGCGAACGAAGCAACAAATATGGCTCTTACTGGTGATGATTCCGTTTTGGATTAACTTCCTGGTTCGTTCTTATGCATGGGTGATCATCCTGCGCTCACAGGGTGTGGTCAACACGATCTTACAATCGCTCGGGCTCATTACAGAACCACTGCCTTTATTGTATAACTCAGGTTCTGTACTCTTGGGGATGGTGTACACACTCGTTCCATTCATGGTGCTGCCGATCTACGTATCGTTGGAACAAATGGATCGCCGTAAGCTCGAGGCCGCAGCCGATCTGGGTGCGACTCCGTGGAAAGCGTTTTGGCACATCACACTGCCGATGACCAAATCGGGTGTCGTGACGGGTTCTATTCTTGTCTTTGTCTCTTCGATTGGCATGTTCATTGTTCCGGATGTGATGGGAGGAGCAAAGTCCGCACTCATCGGTAACGTGATTCAGAACCAGTTTCTCTCTGCGCGTGACTGGCCATTTGGCTCTGCCTTGTCCATCGTGCTGATGCTCTTGTCTATGCTGTTGATCCTTCTGTACTTCCGTGCGACTAAAGCCAGCGAGACGAAGGAGGGAGCAGCATGA
- a CDS encoding ABC transporter ATP-binding protein, with protein sequence MKTIIHLDTIEKRFAEAAVVPPLSLSIGEGEFLTLLGPSGCGKTTLLRMIAGFEEPTSGEIYLDGKQLGHVPPYQRDMNMVFQQYALFPHMNVEQNILFGLKMKKVNAAEQKQRLEEVLQYVQLTELRKRTPKQLSGGQQQRVAIARAIINNPRVLLLDEPLGALDYQLRKSLQLELKNLQKNLGITFIYVTHDQEEAMAMSDRIAVMNKGRIEQIASPAEVYNHPQTLFVATFIGENNIFRQEGTCTAVRPEKIKLYRTDEQPDKHRYKGKITDAVFLGNLRKVFIRLDGQDLTVMAHQYAGDGLDWQVDDHVAIGWSQADEVILPC encoded by the coding sequence ATGAAAACAATCATACATTTGGATACTATTGAAAAAAGATTTGCAGAGGCAGCTGTGGTCCCCCCACTCTCTCTTTCCATTGGAGAAGGGGAGTTTTTGACGTTGCTTGGTCCGAGTGGCTGTGGAAAGACGACTCTCTTGCGGATGATTGCAGGCTTTGAGGAGCCGACATCAGGGGAAATCTATCTGGATGGCAAACAGCTGGGCCACGTGCCTCCCTACCAGCGCGACATGAACATGGTGTTTCAGCAATATGCGTTGTTTCCACACATGAATGTGGAGCAAAACATCTTGTTTGGGCTGAAAATGAAAAAAGTGAACGCTGCCGAACAGAAGCAGCGACTAGAAGAAGTACTGCAATACGTTCAATTGACGGAGCTGCGAAAGCGTACACCGAAGCAGCTTTCTGGAGGCCAGCAACAGCGTGTCGCCATCGCTCGGGCGATTATCAACAACCCGAGAGTGTTGCTATTGGACGAGCCTTTGGGCGCACTCGACTATCAATTGAGAAAAAGCTTGCAGTTAGAATTGAAAAACTTGCAGAAAAACTTGGGCATTACGTTTATTTACGTGACGCACGATCAGGAAGAAGCTATGGCGATGTCTGACAGAATCGCCGTCATGAACAAGGGCCGGATCGAACAGATTGCCTCGCCAGCCGAGGTATACAACCATCCGCAGACGTTGTTCGTGGCGACCTTCATCGGGGAGAACAACATCTTCCGTCAGGAGGGTACGTGCACGGCTGTGCGACCGGAAAAAATCAAGCTGTACCGGACCGATGAACAACCTGACAAGCATCGTTACAAAGGGAAAATTACCGACGCGGTGTTCTTGGGTAATTTGCGGAAAGTCTTTATCCGTCTCGATGGACAAGACCTGACTGTGATGGCCCATCAATATGCGGGTGACGGTCTCGACTGGCAGGTGGATGATCACGTGGCGATTGGCTGGTCACAGGCAGACGAGGTGATTTTGCCTTGTTAA
- a CDS encoding DMT family transporter, with the protein MSPTHKAITAAIINAIIVGLSFIFVKMALTVANPIDTLAHRFTFAFVAASIPVLFGWVRLTIKPKEMASLLPLTFLYPTLFFALQTFGLVYTTSSEAGIIQATVPIFTLLMATFFLRETSSLLKIASTFLSVAGVIYIFVMKGASVGAGNGIGTVLILLSALSLAGYSVLARKMTRSFHYIDITYMVSVIGFLFFNVWAVTRHVADGTMNQFFTPFQSPIFVVSVLFLGILSSLVTSFLNNFALSKMEASKLSVFNNLSTLVTVVAGTMFLQEHLALYHVIGAVLIVAGVIGTNYLGAKTLRKKIKPTSESI; encoded by the coding sequence ATGTCACCAACTCATAAAGCCATCACTGCTGCGATAATCAACGCGATCATCGTCGGTCTGTCATTTATTTTTGTAAAAATGGCTCTGACTGTTGCCAACCCAATCGATACGCTGGCACACCGCTTTACCTTTGCTTTCGTGGCAGCTTCGATCCCGGTACTTTTCGGCTGGGTTCGATTGACGATAAAACCAAAGGAAATGGCATCCTTATTGCCGTTGACCTTCCTGTACCCCACGTTGTTTTTTGCGCTTCAAACGTTTGGACTCGTTTACACCACGTCGTCCGAGGCAGGGATTATTCAGGCGACAGTCCCCATCTTTACACTGCTGATGGCCACCTTCTTCTTAAGGGAAACGTCTTCCTTGCTGAAAATAGCCTCCACGTTCCTGTCGGTAGCAGGTGTGATCTATATTTTTGTCATGAAAGGTGCATCGGTTGGAGCTGGAAACGGGATCGGGACGGTTCTCATCCTGCTATCGGCACTGTCTCTAGCCGGTTATAGCGTCTTGGCGAGGAAGATGACTCGATCGTTTCATTATATAGACATTACGTATATGGTTTCGGTGATCGGATTTTTGTTCTTTAATGTCTGGGCAGTCACTCGACATGTAGCAGATGGAACCATGAACCAGTTCTTTACTCCGTTTCAAAGCCCGATATTTGTCGTCTCGGTACTCTTTCTCGGCATTTTATCATCGCTGGTCACTTCGTTTTTAAACAATTTCGCCCTATCCAAGATGGAAGCGTCCAAGCTGAGCGTATTCAACAATTTGTCTACTTTGGTCACGGTTGTAGCAGGGACGATGTTTTTACAGGAGCATCTGGCGCTGTACCATGTGATCGGCGCGGTCCTGATTGTAGCGGGCGTGATTGGGACGAATTACCTCGGTGCGAAAACACTCCGTAAGAAAATTAAACCAACCTCTGAATCGATATAA
- a CDS encoding aminotransferase-like domain-containing protein, with amino-acid sequence MRKYMYMQNELEALIEGKTYREGDKLPSIRELARQYQCSMSTVIRTLHELEKRHLVYSVDKSGYYVVKKQGKPHTAVPDIIDFATSAPDPDVFPYVDFQHCINKAIETYKNDLFLYGTAQGLPSLIYVLQKQLANQQVFTQPSNIFVTSGVQQALALLATIPFPNQKDTLLIEQPGYHLLIEYLETHKLPVIGIKRTAQGLDLEELEKLFRSERIKFFYTMPRFQSPLGTSYSRQEKAAIVELARKYEVYIVEDDHLADLEQDSKSDPMFTFDQSEHVIYLKTYSKIIFPGLRLGTAVIPDALTDTFNQYKRLLDIDSSMLSQAALEIYLKSGMFDRHKQKIRSSYERRSRVLADSLQREQADATDLFSYQEMKYPGIHTHLVLNERLSVSRLIPLLKKQSIVVESIDKHYLYAFPRENILKLNASTTKEEVIEQGIKQLVDVLRKAR; translated from the coding sequence ATGCGTAAATACATGTATATGCAGAACGAATTGGAGGCCTTGATCGAAGGAAAGACCTATCGGGAAGGAGACAAGCTCCCCTCCATCCGCGAGCTGGCACGACAATACCAGTGCAGCATGAGCACCGTTATCCGCACCCTCCATGAGCTGGAAAAGCGTCATCTCGTCTACTCCGTCGATAAAAGCGGTTATTACGTCGTCAAAAAGCAAGGGAAGCCTCACACGGCAGTACCTGACATCATCGACTTTGCCACTTCCGCCCCCGATCCAGATGTATTCCCCTATGTGGACTTTCAACACTGTATCAACAAAGCTATCGAGACCTACAAGAATGATCTCTTTCTATACGGAACGGCCCAAGGTCTGCCATCATTGATCTATGTGCTGCAAAAGCAGTTGGCAAACCAGCAAGTATTTACCCAGCCTTCAAACATTTTCGTCACGTCGGGTGTCCAGCAAGCACTTGCGCTGTTGGCGACGATTCCGTTTCCCAATCAAAAGGACACGCTCCTGATTGAGCAGCCTGGCTATCACTTGTTAATTGAGTATTTGGAAACACACAAGCTCCCTGTCATCGGAATCAAGCGCACAGCGCAGGGGCTGGACCTCGAAGAACTCGAGAAACTTTTCCGAAGTGAAAGAATCAAATTCTTCTACACCATGCCACGCTTCCAGAGTCCTTTGGGTACCTCCTACTCTCGGCAAGAAAAGGCAGCGATTGTGGAGCTAGCTCGAAAATACGAGGTGTATATTGTCGAGGACGACCACCTCGCCGACCTGGAACAGGACAGCAAATCCGATCCCATGTTTACCTTCGATCAATCGGAGCACGTCATCTACCTGAAGACCTATTCGAAAATCATTTTCCCCGGACTGCGATTGGGTACAGCGGTTATTCCCGACGCCCTGACCGACACGTTTAATCAATACAAGAGGCTGCTCGATATCGACAGCTCGATGCTGTCGCAAGCAGCGCTGGAGATCTATTTAAAAAGCGGCATGTTTGATCGGCACAAACAGAAAATCCGTAGCTCCTACGAACGCAGATCCCGAGTACTGGCTGACTCGCTGCAACGGGAGCAGGCTGATGCCACAGACCTATTTTCCTATCAAGAAATGAAGTATCCAGGTATTCACACCCATCTCGTTCTCAACGAGAGGCTGTCTGTTTCCCGATTGATTCCTTTGCTGAAAAAGCAATCCATCGTAGTCGAATCGATCGATAAGCATTATTTGTACGCCTTTCCCCGGGAAAACATCCTCAAGCTGAATGCCTCCACGACAAAGGAAGAGGTCATCGAGCAAGGGATCAAACAGCTGGTAGATGTACTTCGCAAAGCTCGCTAG